The sequence ATTCGCGACCATCCGGCCTACCGCAGCTGCCACGTCAGATTCCTGGAGACCCGACGGACCGACGGCACCGGGGTCTGGATTGCCGTCTGGAGCGTGGCCGGGGTTGATGAATACTTTCATATTCTACTTCTCCTTCTTATCGCTGCCAGGCACTGGCAGATTAAAATTACCGCCGGTGACCCGGTTTGCCAATGTGGCAAAAATCTGTTTCAGCTGCGCCAGACGTGTATTCCCCATTTGCTCCAGGTTCTCAGTGATCGATATCAATTCCGTGAGCGCGATAACCGTATAAATTCCTCCGGAAATAGACCGGTTCACCGGTGTTCCAAACAATATAATTTCCGGTAGTTTCGTGACTAAGCCGGCGCAGACGACCAGCACCACATAGGTAAATATCTTCTCACTCCATCGCTGTCGCAGTTCAGTGCTGGTCAGAAACCCCGGCCGCCAGGCACTCCAAAAGCCCCAAAATATCGTCCATGCGTTAATAGATTCAGCCGATACACCGATACTGAGTAAATATTTTTTTGTGATCGCCGCCCATTTCGTCAGCGTATCCAGCAGCACGAACACAACAACGACAGCGAATATAACCTCGCTGCCTCCGAAAAGAAACACAAATGCAGATGATAGTGCTGACGCCAATACCTTTACTGGCCAAAAGTCCATAATGTTTTCAAGACCATTTTTGAGCATCCGAATAAGTTTTTGTACACAATCCAAACACATCGCCTCCAAATAAAAATAGCGCCAATGCGCAGTACCTCATACCACCCCCTTTCACTAGAAAGGAAATAGGAGAGGTTTAAACCTCTCCTATCGTTTTTTATTAGGAAGATCGACATTCCAAGGGATTGTCACCTTTTCAGTTCCGGAACTTGTTTTACGTGACCTAAACCCGCCCAGCAATACCGTCTTGTAATACCGCTCTGCCTTTAATAATTCGGCTTTATCCTCACCAGACAACCCCTGTAAGAACTTCTTTCTCTGATCCCTTGTGAGTCCGGCCAATGGGGACATATTAGCCAGGGCAGTAGCAAGGCTCTGTTTCGTGCCTCCCAGTGCCTTATACTCCATCAGGTACTTTGCGGCTATCTTCTTATCACCATATCGCAGAGCCATCTTGTAGTTTCGGATTGCTTCTGACTGGTCAGACATATAGTCTCCATCGCCGCCCTTGCCAATGCTCTTTAAAAAACGATTCTTTTCCTCCATGATGTTGTAATAGGCCGTCTTATCAGGCTCAGTTTTATAGAGTAGAAACTTCATTACGTCATATCGAGGATGCGGCTTATCGGCGGCCAAACGATATTCGTCTCCCAGCCCAAAGCTATCAAAAATGTACTCTGGATAATCGCGAATCCGCCGGGGCTTAAAGACATCTGGGAACAGCCGGCGCCCGATCAACAATTCGCCCGTGGTTTTAATGGTTGGCGTAATGCCCTGGACGAACTTATTGACCGGATTCTTAACCATGTCACCGGCAATCTCCGCAATTGTCTTTTTGCCATTCAGATAGTCTGTAACGGTCTTAACCGGTGTGTCCAGTCCAAACCATTCAAGGAAATCAGCGAATGCCCCGAGGCGATTGAAGTACATTACCTTGCCATCAGCATCGCGGCCGAGAATGATATGCGGCTGCCCAGCTATATTTGGAGGAAGTTCTTTTTCCTCATCCGGCCAGAGCGCGAAATTATACATCTGCAGAAGAATCCACATCCCAGTAGCCTTTACTGCAAACTCCCCGACCTGAACCGCCAGGTACGGAGAGTAAACAGCCGCTTTCGTCAAGAGCCTCTTGCCGACTGTTTTCGCGATACCTTCATTGGACGCGCAGTTCCGGAACAGGTTAATATAGCGTTTTGCGTTGACCTCTGTCCAAGACCAGAAAGGAATGAGATGTTTTCGCAGTTCCTTGCCGGCAACGGAAACAGCATTGTAATCTCCAAGGAGTTCGTTGGCCAACTTGAAAGCCTTGTCCCGATTGTCCGATAGAGCCATAACCTCTTCTGACATGCTTGCCCCGAAGTTTTTCGGCCTGCCTTTATTGCTCTCTATTTGCTCAAGATATTCAAGATAATTCGCGTATCTGAGCAGTGCCTCCCGCAAATCCGTAACCTTCCGGGCACGGCCCCAGTATCCATCCCATACCTTCGCCGCACCGGTTTTTAATGCGTTTTCCAGACCATCCTTTTGCTCACTGAACCGGATAAACAACTTCAACTTATTGATATCGCCAATTTCCTGCACTTGCAGAAGGGTCTGCATTCCGCCACGTTCGAACCACTCCCGCAGTTCGTTCGTCATTTCGCCGTCTCCATAGAAGTACCGATTCAGGTCCTTCATAGATTGGCTTACCTTTCGCAAGGAAGATGGATTCCCGGCTAATACCGCGTCTAAGTCGCTCGTCATATTTCTCAAATTATACTTAATGATCCGGGACGGACTGGTTAACTGCCATATTTTCCATGGAGTAATCACATATTGGGACCATTTGGTTCCCGTGTCATTCACGAAATCAGGCGTCATTTTCTCCAATGTAGCCGCAATTTCTTCTTTGACAATATACCCTTCACGCCGGCCGCCTATAATCAGAGCGGTTTTCAATTGTTCGGGAGATACGCCCAGGGAATTGAGCGATTCACTCATCAGTTTTTCAACCATCTGTTCTGGGACGGTACGGGCCCGGAAGAATACATTTCCCTCTCTCGGCCGCCATTCAGAATATCCTTCGGGGATCAAATCGCGCCAGGTAACATACCGCTCGCCAAGAGCACCCCGGACGAACTGTTTCTTGTCCTGTATCCCCCGGAACAGCATTGCGGCGGCTCCACTGCCAGGCTTTCCGCCCTGCTCTTTCAGCAAGTAGGCGGCATATTCCATGAGCTTGGCGTGATTTTGCTCCTGATCCTGGAGTTTGTCTGCAACGGCATCCTCCATCCCCTGTGCATCCGATGATTCCTTACGGGCAAAGTATTCCTGCGCCAGATTTTCAACAACGTCCTGATACTTATTATTCGGCCCATATGGCAATTCATCTTTTGCCGCCAGTTCGCTCAATTTCGCGAAAGCCATAGCCTGCTTGCGGTTCAACGTTTGCTTATACATTTTCCGCGC is a genomic window of Acetonema longum DSM 6540 containing:
- a CDS encoding phage holin family protein; protein product: MDCVQKLIRMLKNGLENIMDFWPVKVLASALSSAFVFLFGGSEVIFAVVVVFVLLDTLTKWAAITKKYLLSIGVSAESINAWTIFWGFWSAWRPGFLTSTELRQRWSEKIFTYVVLVVCAGLVTKLPEIILFGTPVNRSISGGIYTVIALTELISITENLEQMGNTRLAQLKQIFATLANRVTGGNFNLPVPGSDKKEK